The Nocardioides panzhihuensis genome has a segment encoding these proteins:
- a CDS encoding glycosylhydrolase-like jelly roll fold domain-containing protein encodes MTEVDLDLAPYEAVWVMFRPGANAPGRTPHLTATNAAEVEEVTARDGAVRTTLVAEKPGPLYAVGRLGDREYAARTTVTDPMEPIALGGDWEFRFEADGASPVQRPLRSWTDLDPRFSGSGVYTRDVDVPEDFLTEDRRIRLDLGDVRELASVSINGDEPTPLDARPYVADVTDRLRPGDNTIEVTVTNTQANEIQNSNRASGLLGPVSLRPVSVVSLDLQRGADVTSYDLTVDPARTTVLPGGTGTVTARIDAVAPDRFTGTVTAQAPDEWTVTPASTPVDLESSGRRVSEEVPIRVTAPEDATEGAYDVAVTLTADGGEPITRTVTVRVANAFATWGFETDGDPEGWTPGNHVGELTTAEGALRFSANGGDPYIVGPRVDIDLADGAVVEITMQSSLAGAGQLFWATTDGGFAEGRSSRFDTVAGTSTYRMPLPAGAARLQQLRLDPLTGPGDLAIASIRVLPGG; translated from the coding sequence TTGACCGAGGTCGACCTCGACCTCGCGCCGTACGAGGCGGTGTGGGTGATGTTCCGCCCGGGCGCGAACGCGCCGGGACGTACACCTCACCTGACCGCGACCAACGCGGCCGAGGTGGAAGAGGTGACCGCACGCGACGGCGCCGTACGCACGACCCTGGTCGCGGAGAAGCCGGGACCGCTCTATGCCGTCGGTCGTCTCGGCGATCGCGAGTACGCCGCTCGGACCACCGTCACCGATCCGATGGAGCCGATCGCGCTCGGCGGCGACTGGGAGTTCCGCTTCGAGGCCGACGGCGCCAGTCCGGTGCAGCGGCCGCTGCGCAGCTGGACCGACCTCGATCCGCGCTTCTCCGGTTCGGGTGTCTACACGCGGGACGTCGACGTTCCCGAGGACTTCCTCACCGAGGACCGGCGGATCCGACTCGACCTGGGTGACGTCCGTGAGCTGGCGTCGGTCTCGATCAACGGAGACGAGCCCACCCCGTTGGACGCGCGGCCCTACGTCGCCGACGTCACCGATCGGTTGCGACCGGGCGACAACACCATCGAGGTGACCGTCACCAACACCCAGGCCAACGAGATCCAGAACAGCAACCGGGCGTCCGGGCTGCTGGGTCCGGTGTCGTTGCGCCCGGTGAGCGTGGTCTCGCTCGACCTGCAGCGGGGAGCTGACGTGACGTCGTACGACCTGACCGTCGACCCTGCCCGCACCACTGTGCTTCCAGGCGGGACCGGCACCGTGACCGCGCGGATCGATGCCGTCGCGCCCGACCGGTTCACCGGTACGGTGACCGCGCAGGCGCCGGACGAGTGGACCGTCACCCCCGCCAGCACACCGGTCGACCTCGAGTCGAGCGGCCGCCGGGTCTCGGAGGAGGTGCCGATTCGGGTGACCGCGCCGGAGGACGCGACCGAGGGCGCCTATGACGTCGCGGTCACCTTGACGGCCGACGGTGGTGAGCCGATCACTCGCACGGTGACCGTGCGGGTGGCGAACGCGTTCGCCACATGGGGCTTCGAGACCGACGGCGACCCGGAGGGCTGGACACCTGGTAACCACGTGGGCGAGCTGACCACGGCTGAGGGTGCCCTGCGCTTCTCCGCCAACGGCGGTGACCCATATATTGTCGGGCCGCGCGTCGACATCGACCTCGCGGACGGCGCGGTCGTGGAGATCACGATGCAGTCCTCGCTCGCTGGGGCCGGCCAGCTCTTCTGGGCGACCACTGACGGCGGGTTCGCCGAGGGACGGAGCAGTCGCTTCGACACTGTTGCGGGGACCTCGACCTACCGGATGCCGCTGCCCGCGGGAGCCGCCCGCCTCCAGCAGCTCCGGCTCGACCCGCTCACCGGGCCAGGAGATCTCGCGATCGCCTCCATCCGGGTGCTCCCAGGTGGGTGA
- a CDS encoding glycosyl hydrolase — protein sequence MRTPRLTVVGRSLAGLAAAALLVGGLQPAYAEKSGGGTPAWDDRTGRLDPAAFADPPTTSRPHAFWFWNGELTEAELDRQLDEMQAGGVEEFFIHPRQGLGGEFGKSENDYYLSTDYFDKVEHVVEQAADRGMKAWLYDDLNWPSGFAGGRTVRGGEVDGRTVEPDPRYVPWYLTPVATDVASGATYDEPVAAEDRPGPVDDELVAAVAYRKSASGSCRTNGEARGVALDGASARELTPEGGRLTWTAPEGDWCVLQLVQRPLLDYNPDLEPEELYVDMLNPDVTEKFIDVTHEVYADRVGEHFGDTIPGIFNDEPGFYNNFPDGRGGADSRGSVAWTPGFRDYLEDNAGYDLTRDLAALWYDTGAATTKARVDYHDALSDRYNEAHTVPLARWAEEHDIALISNPLVEEDLGSHRLIQGGSWFEMQRDYHLPGMDLISGLDTSAITPKLNSSVAHLFQRERNLSESFGAFGWDLTVEEMRRTVAWQASGGVDLIDNHAFYYSTDGDRAHESPPSEFFQNLFWPRFSEYADYVGRLTEPARGATPVNPVGVLYPSSSVMASGTPWEVRGFAGNGSSLGPVDASWKATSNALLQAQLDFDYLDELALAGDEDLGVDLEVNDGDVVLGDQRWQTLVMPRADVLSLEALATIERVVRTGGTVVAVDGLPTREAEGRDAKLRIRLQALFGTDPASPSESRKSHGGGLAVFLPDRSGLAEVVRERVTPGVTMRPATSALRVRQVRRGGDQAFLVVNTGDDEVRTTADFDATGVPELWDLDTGERRVAPVHQRKGP from the coding sequence ATGAGGACGCCGAGGCTCACTGTGGTCGGGCGGTCGCTGGCGGGCCTGGCCGCGGCGGCGCTGCTGGTCGGCGGGCTGCAGCCCGCGTACGCCGAGAAGTCCGGCGGCGGCACACCCGCCTGGGACGACCGCACCGGCCGGCTCGACCCGGCGGCGTTCGCCGACCCGCCGACCACCAGCCGGCCGCACGCGTTCTGGTTCTGGAACGGCGAGCTGACCGAGGCCGAGCTCGACCGCCAGCTCGACGAGATGCAGGCAGGTGGCGTGGAGGAGTTCTTCATCCACCCCCGCCAGGGTCTTGGCGGCGAGTTCGGCAAGTCGGAGAACGACTACTACCTGTCCACCGACTACTTCGACAAGGTCGAGCACGTCGTCGAGCAGGCTGCCGATCGCGGCATGAAGGCCTGGCTCTACGACGACCTCAACTGGCCGAGCGGCTTCGCCGGTGGTCGTACCGTCCGCGGCGGCGAGGTCGACGGCCGGACCGTCGAGCCCGATCCTCGTTACGTGCCGTGGTACCTCACGCCGGTCGCTACCGACGTGGCCAGCGGTGCGACGTACGACGAACCGGTCGCGGCCGAGGACCGGCCCGGTCCTGTCGACGACGAGCTGGTCGCCGCGGTGGCCTACCGGAAGTCGGCGAGCGGCTCCTGCCGGACCAACGGGGAGGCGCGAGGCGTGGCGCTGGACGGAGCGTCGGCGCGCGAGCTCACCCCCGAGGGCGGTCGGCTCACCTGGACCGCGCCGGAAGGTGACTGGTGCGTCCTTCAGCTGGTGCAGCGTCCGCTGCTCGACTACAACCCCGACCTCGAGCCGGAAGAGCTGTACGTCGACATGCTCAACCCGGACGTGACGGAGAAGTTCATCGACGTCACCCACGAGGTCTATGCCGACCGGGTCGGAGAGCACTTCGGCGACACCATCCCCGGCATCTTCAACGACGAGCCCGGCTTCTACAACAACTTCCCCGACGGCCGCGGCGGCGCTGACTCGCGCGGCTCGGTGGCATGGACACCGGGCTTCCGCGACTACCTGGAGGACAACGCCGGCTACGACCTCACCCGCGACCTGGCGGCGCTCTGGTACGACACCGGAGCAGCCACCACGAAGGCGCGCGTCGACTACCACGACGCTCTCTCTGACCGTTACAACGAAGCGCACACGGTGCCGCTCGCCCGCTGGGCCGAGGAGCACGACATCGCCCTGATATCCAACCCGCTGGTGGAGGAGGACCTCGGCAGCCACCGGCTGATCCAGGGTGGCAGCTGGTTCGAGATGCAGCGCGACTATCACCTCCCCGGCATGGACCTGATCAGCGGCCTCGACACGTCGGCGATCACGCCGAAGCTCAACTCGTCGGTGGCCCATCTGTTCCAGCGCGAGCGCAACCTCTCGGAGAGCTTCGGCGCGTTCGGTTGGGATCTGACGGTGGAGGAGATGCGGCGTACCGTCGCGTGGCAGGCCTCCGGCGGCGTCGACCTGATCGACAACCACGCGTTCTACTACTCCACCGACGGCGACCGGGCGCACGAGAGCCCGCCGAGCGAGTTCTTCCAGAACCTCTTCTGGCCGCGATTCTCCGAGTACGCCGACTACGTCGGCCGGCTGACCGAGCCCGCCCGCGGCGCGACACCGGTCAACCCGGTCGGTGTCCTCTACCCCAGCTCCTCGGTGATGGCGAGTGGCACCCCGTGGGAGGTTCGCGGGTTCGCCGGTAACGGGTCGTCGCTCGGGCCGGTCGACGCTTCCTGGAAGGCGACGTCCAACGCGCTGCTGCAGGCGCAGCTCGACTTCGACTACCTCGACGAGCTCGCCCTGGCCGGCGACGAGGACCTGGGCGTCGATCTCGAGGTGAACGACGGCGATGTCGTGCTCGGCGACCAGCGGTGGCAGACCCTGGTGATGCCTCGGGCCGACGTGCTGTCGCTGGAGGCACTGGCGACGATCGAGCGGGTGGTGCGCACCGGCGGCACGGTCGTCGCGGTCGACGGCCTCCCCACCCGTGAGGCGGAGGGCCGCGACGCCAAGCTGCGCATTCGGCTGCAGGCGCTGTTCGGCACCGATCCGGCCTCTCCCTCGGAAAGCCGGAAGTCCCACGGCGGCGGTCTCGCCGTCTTCCTGCCCGACCGCAGCGGCCTCGCCGAGGTGGTCCGCGAGCGGGTCACACCGGGCGTGACGATGCGGCCGGCGACGTCGGCACTGCGGGTCCGCCAGGTCCGCCGCGGCGGCGACCAGGCGTTCCTCGTGGTCAACACCGGCGACGACGAGGTGCGCACCACCGCCGACTTCGACGCGACCGGGGTGCCCGAGCTGTGGGATCTCGACACCGGCGAGCGCCGGGTCGCCCCGGTCCACCAGCGCAAGGGGCCTTGA
- a CDS encoding glycoside hydrolase family 78 protein produces MPRIIATLVTVALLFLGSGVHGIGAAAAAKPSDLRVGKLTTNGERHPLGIDDRTPRFGWVMRASQRGQAQTAYRVQIASSPGLLAKGDPDVWDSGKVEAADSVQVAYDGPDLTSRTRYFWSVEVWDADGRAAPRSPVSWFETGLLEKSDWSAEWIAHDAPIWLPTANNEQNQPAELLVDRTLGQTFTTDRPFVAAAGRMPTWNTADADFTLTLRRDGPEGDVVATERVVDHADNGWGEVRLDEPAEPGTYYLEMGDVEGKAGWWSHSGEVYEHGRAHADGAPVAGDRTIRWTPTEEVEDERTSQLRKEFEVGGDVESARLHVSALGVHDVQLNGRMVSADRFAPGWTDYAQRVQYQTYDVTDLLRDGDNAIGARLSTGWYAGRVAIYGPNLYGELPGLIGQLEITYADGTTETVKTDTSWRSARGAIRVSDMLDGEEYDAREETRGWTRAGYDDTSWKPVVPKTDVTAELVAQADPPVRVTQELPTRQMTEPAPDTYVFDLGQNMVGTARIKVRKPKPGQRLTIRYGEEINPDGTLYTENLRSAKATDHYTARGDDVETIDPVFTFHGFRYVEITGYPGRPRPSDVVGQVMNTDAPETGSLDTSSPMLDQLQSNIVWSQRGNFLSVPTDCPQRDERMGWTGDINVFAPTAAFNMDVSTFLGDKWLQDLRDAQRDDGAFTDVAPYVPVVGAGNAGWGDAGVTVPYTVWQTYGDTEVIEENYAAMAAWIDYLETNSNGYIRPDAGYGDWLNLDDNTPRDLIGTAYFAHVTRLLSEMASAIGKNADGQRYAELADDVEQAFVEKYVADDGRLPGDAQAGYVIALSFGLVPDDLVDYAADHLVANLKRHDWHLATGFLGTPDLLPVLTETGHADVAYRLINQRSYPSWGYEIDKGATTIWERWNSIMPDGSFGDVNMNSFNHYAYGAVGNWMYQTVAGIQPDPEKPGYEHFTIAPEPGGGLSHAKASYDSGYGTIRSAWRLDDGDLSLDVTVPVNTTATIVVPTDGDVLVDGDPAADAPGVISVKRDGDVVRVEVGSGDYRFTERSGR; encoded by the coding sequence ATGCCACGAATCATCGCCACGCTAGTCACGGTCGCCCTGCTGTTTCTAGGCAGTGGCGTGCACGGGATCGGGGCCGCTGCGGCCGCCAAGCCAAGTGATCTCCGGGTGGGCAAGCTGACCACCAACGGCGAACGCCACCCCCTCGGCATCGACGATCGAACACCGCGATTCGGCTGGGTGATGCGCGCCAGTCAGCGTGGCCAGGCGCAGACTGCGTACCGGGTGCAGATCGCGTCCAGCCCTGGTCTGCTGGCGAAGGGCGACCCGGACGTGTGGGACAGCGGCAAGGTCGAGGCGGCTGACTCGGTTCAGGTGGCGTACGACGGCCCGGATCTGACCTCGCGGACGCGCTACTTCTGGAGCGTCGAGGTGTGGGACGCCGATGGCCGGGCCGCTCCGCGAAGCCCGGTGTCGTGGTTCGAGACCGGACTGCTGGAGAAGTCGGACTGGTCGGCGGAGTGGATCGCCCACGACGCGCCGATCTGGCTGCCGACCGCCAACAACGAACAGAACCAGCCGGCCGAGCTGCTGGTCGACCGCACCCTCGGTCAGACCTTCACCACAGACCGACCGTTCGTGGCGGCAGCCGGCCGGATGCCTACCTGGAACACGGCCGACGCCGACTTCACGCTCACCCTTCGTCGTGACGGGCCGGAGGGCGATGTCGTTGCGACTGAGCGCGTCGTCGACCACGCCGACAACGGCTGGGGCGAGGTGCGCCTCGACGAGCCGGCCGAACCGGGCACCTACTACTTGGAGATGGGTGACGTCGAGGGCAAAGCCGGTTGGTGGAGCCACTCCGGCGAGGTCTATGAGCACGGCAGGGCCCATGCCGACGGTGCGCCGGTGGCCGGGGACCGCACCATCAGATGGACGCCGACCGAGGAGGTTGAGGACGAGCGCACCTCGCAGCTGCGCAAGGAGTTCGAGGTGGGCGGCGATGTCGAGTCGGCTCGTCTCCACGTCAGCGCGCTGGGCGTCCACGACGTGCAGCTCAACGGCCGGATGGTCAGTGCCGACCGGTTCGCCCCGGGCTGGACCGACTACGCCCAGCGGGTGCAGTACCAGACCTACGACGTCACCGACCTGCTGCGCGACGGCGACAACGCCATCGGCGCCCGGCTCTCCACCGGTTGGTACGCCGGCCGGGTCGCGATCTATGGACCCAACCTCTACGGCGAGCTGCCTGGCCTGATCGGCCAGCTCGAGATCACCTACGCCGACGGCACCACCGAGACGGTCAAGACCGACACCTCCTGGCGCAGTGCCCGCGGCGCGATCCGCGTCTCCGACATGCTCGACGGTGAGGAGTACGACGCTCGCGAGGAGACCCGCGGCTGGACCCGCGCCGGTTACGACGACACGTCGTGGAAGCCGGTGGTCCCCAAGACCGACGTCACCGCCGAGCTGGTCGCACAGGCCGACCCGCCGGTCCGGGTGACGCAGGAGCTGCCGACGCGGCAGATGACGGAGCCTGCACCCGACACGTACGTCTTCGACCTGGGCCAGAACATGGTCGGCACCGCCCGGATCAAGGTCCGCAAGCCGAAGCCGGGCCAGCGTCTCACCATCCGTTATGGCGAGGAGATCAACCCCGACGGCACGCTCTACACCGAGAACCTGCGGTCGGCGAAGGCGACCGACCATTACACCGCGCGGGGTGACGACGTCGAGACGATCGACCCGGTCTTCACCTTCCACGGCTTCCGCTACGTCGAGATCACCGGCTATCCGGGCCGCCCCCGCCCGTCGGACGTCGTGGGTCAGGTGATGAACACCGACGCGCCCGAGACCGGCTCGCTCGACACCTCCAGCCCGATGCTCGACCAGCTGCAGAGCAACATCGTGTGGTCGCAGCGCGGCAACTTCCTGAGCGTCCCGACCGACTGTCCCCAGCGCGACGAGCGGATGGGCTGGACCGGCGACATCAACGTGTTCGCCCCGACGGCAGCCTTCAACATGGATGTCTCGACGTTCCTGGGCGACAAGTGGCTGCAGGACCTGCGCGACGCGCAGCGTGACGACGGCGCGTTCACCGACGTGGCGCCGTACGTCCCCGTCGTGGGCGCGGGCAACGCCGGCTGGGGTGACGCCGGCGTGACCGTGCCGTACACGGTCTGGCAGACCTACGGCGACACCGAGGTGATCGAGGAGAACTACGCCGCGATGGCGGCATGGATCGACTACCTGGAGACCAACAGCAACGGCTACATCCGGCCCGACGCCGGCTACGGCGACTGGCTCAACCTCGACGACAACACCCCGCGCGACCTGATCGGCACGGCCTACTTCGCCCACGTGACGAGGCTGCTCTCCGAGATGGCGTCGGCGATCGGCAAGAACGCGGACGGCCAGCGGTACGCCGAGCTCGCCGACGACGTGGAGCAGGCTTTCGTGGAGAAGTACGTCGCCGACGACGGCCGCCTGCCCGGTGACGCGCAGGCCGGCTACGTCATCGCGCTGTCGTTCGGTCTCGTGCCCGACGACCTCGTCGACTACGCCGCCGACCACCTGGTGGCCAACCTGAAGCGGCACGACTGGCATCTGGCCACCGGCTTCCTCGGTACGCCCGACCTGCTGCCGGTGCTCACCGAGACCGGCCATGCCGATGTGGCCTACCGGTTGATCAACCAGCGCAGCTACCCGTCGTGGGGCTATGAGATCGACAAGGGCGCCACGACGATCTGGGAGCGGTGGAACTCCATCATGCCCGACGGCAGCTTCGGCGACGTCAACATGAACTCGTTCAACCATTACGCCTACGGCGCGGTCGGCAACTGGATGTACCAGACCGTGGCGGGCATCCAGCCCGACCCGGAAAAGCCGGGCTACGAGCACTTCACGATCGCCCCGGAGCCCGGCGGCGGGCTGAGCCACGCGAAGGCGTCCTACGACAGCGGATACGGCACGATCCGGTCGGCCTGGCGCCTCGACGACGGCGACCTCTCCCTCGATGTCACCGTGCCGGTCAACACGACCGCCACCATCGTCGTGCCGACCGACGGCGACGTGCTCGTCGACGGCGACCCGGCGGCCGACGCCCCCGGCGTCATCTCCGTGAAGCGGGACGGCGACGTGGTTCGGGTCGAGGTCGGTTCGGGCGACTACCGGTTCACCGAGCGGAGCGGACGATGA
- a CDS encoding NAD(P)H-dependent flavin oxidoreductase codes for MIRTTFTEMFGVEHPLVCGGMTGLGTAELIAPVANAGALGFLTALTQPTPEALAAEVARTRELTDRPFGVNLTILPTRDPVPYDEYRAAIIESGVRIVETAGSSPEPHLPDFKAAGVQVIHKATSVRHALSAQRKGVDAISIDGFECAGHPGEDDVPGLVLIPAAVRALEIPVIASGGLATGAGLVAALALGACAANMGTRFMATDEAPLHDNVKQQLVANDERDTVLIFREFRNTARVARNAVSEQIREIGARPGTTFADVADLASGVRGRERVLTAGALDDGLWWAGQAQGLIHDVAPAADVVATIIAEAELLLGGTLPALVR; via the coding sequence ATGATCAGAACCACCTTCACCGAGATGTTCGGTGTCGAGCACCCACTCGTATGCGGCGGAATGACCGGCCTGGGCACCGCAGAGCTCATCGCGCCTGTCGCGAACGCAGGGGCCCTCGGTTTCCTGACGGCGCTCACTCAGCCGACGCCGGAGGCGCTCGCCGCCGAGGTCGCCCGCACCCGTGAGCTGACCGATCGGCCCTTCGGCGTGAATCTGACGATCCTGCCGACCCGAGACCCGGTCCCGTACGACGAGTATCGCGCGGCCATCATCGAGTCGGGGGTTCGGATTGTCGAGACGGCAGGCTCCAGCCCGGAGCCGCACCTCCCGGACTTCAAGGCTGCCGGTGTCCAGGTGATCCACAAGGCGACCAGCGTGCGGCACGCCCTGTCGGCGCAGAGGAAGGGCGTCGACGCGATCAGCATCGACGGATTCGAGTGCGCAGGCCACCCCGGAGAGGACGACGTTCCCGGCCTCGTCCTGATCCCGGCGGCGGTGCGGGCCCTCGAGATTCCGGTCATCGCCTCAGGAGGTCTGGCAACGGGTGCTGGCCTGGTCGCCGCGCTCGCGCTGGGTGCCTGTGCGGCGAACATGGGCACTCGCTTCATGGCCACGGACGAGGCGCCGCTCCACGACAACGTCAAGCAGCAGCTGGTCGCGAACGACGAGCGCGACACCGTGCTCATCTTTCGCGAGTTCCGCAACACCGCCAGAGTGGCTCGCAATGCCGTGTCCGAGCAGATCCGTGAGATCGGCGCTCGACCGGGGACGACCTTCGCCGACGTGGCCGACCTGGCGTCAGGCGTCCGCGGCCGCGAGCGAGTGCTCACCGCCGGCGCGCTCGACGACGGCCTGTGGTGGGCGGGTCAGGCCCAGGGGCTCATCCATGACGTTGCGCCGGCCGCAGACGTAGTCGCGACCATCATCGCCGAGGCGGAGCTGCTGCTCGGCGGCACGTTGCCTGCCTTGGTGCGATGA
- a CDS encoding acyl-CoA dehydrogenase family protein produces the protein MTQRNIEHWPLTQEQRDIIDLCTTFAAEEIRPRGREVDEADVVSPVDIFQKAAKVGITDFMLPEEYGGGGFTDVFTQCLVQETLCWGDPGIGNFVCSNGFFADPLLALGTDDQKERWLRPLTGDSPIYTALATTEPGSGSDAASIVTRAEKVPGGYEISGQKAWISNAGLADQYVVFAKTDPSLRSRGVSAFLLTKDTPGITFGEPMKKMGQRAIVCREVFLDKAFVPEENRLGEEGQGFIGLMKTFDVSRVVLAAAATGSARAAYEFALDYARTRTQFGKPIIEHQAVAFRLADMATRIESAWLMTLHAARQLDAGADVTGLAAMAKLQASETAMFVTHAAVQTLGGWGYSREYPVEQWMRDVKLEEIEEGTSDIMRLVISRNL, from the coding sequence ATGACCCAGCGCAACATCGAACACTGGCCGCTGACCCAGGAGCAGCGCGACATCATCGACCTGTGCACCACCTTCGCGGCCGAGGAGATCCGACCCCGTGGGCGCGAGGTGGACGAGGCCGACGTGGTGTCGCCGGTCGACATCTTCCAGAAGGCCGCCAAGGTCGGCATCACCGACTTCATGCTGCCCGAGGAGTACGGCGGCGGTGGCTTCACCGATGTGTTCACGCAGTGCCTGGTGCAGGAGACGCTCTGCTGGGGCGATCCGGGCATCGGCAACTTCGTGTGCTCCAACGGCTTCTTCGCCGACCCGTTGCTTGCGCTCGGCACCGACGACCAGAAGGAGAGGTGGCTGCGCCCGCTGACCGGGGACAGCCCGATCTACACCGCGTTGGCGACCACTGAGCCCGGCTCGGGGTCGGACGCAGCATCGATCGTCACTCGCGCGGAGAAGGTCCCCGGTGGGTACGAGATCAGCGGACAGAAGGCATGGATCTCCAACGCCGGGCTCGCCGACCAGTACGTCGTCTTCGCCAAGACCGACCCGAGCCTGCGGTCGCGCGGCGTCAGCGCCTTCCTGCTCACCAAGGACACCCCAGGCATCACCTTCGGCGAGCCGATGAAGAAGATGGGTCAGCGCGCCATCGTTTGTCGCGAGGTCTTCTTGGACAAGGCGTTCGTGCCCGAGGAGAACCGCCTGGGGGAGGAGGGCCAGGGGTTCATCGGTCTGATGAAGACCTTCGACGTCTCCCGAGTCGTGCTCGCAGCGGCCGCGACCGGTTCCGCTCGGGCGGCGTACGAGTTCGCGCTGGACTACGCGCGTACGCGCACCCAGTTCGGCAAGCCGATCATCGAACACCAGGCGGTCGCCTTCCGGCTCGCCGACATGGCGACCCGGATCGAGTCGGCCTGGCTCATGACCCTGCACGCCGCGCGGCAGCTGGACGCGGGCGCGGACGTCACCGGGCTGGCCGCGATGGCCAAGCTCCAGGCCTCGGAGACGGCGATGTTCGTGACCCACGCCGCGGTGCAGACGCTCGGTGGCTGGGGCTACTCGCGGGAGTATCCCGTCGAACAGTGGATGCGCGACGTGAAGCTGGAGGAGATCGAGGAGGGGACCTCCGACATCATGCGCCTGGTCATCTCCCGCAACCTCTGA